Proteins found in one Nitratiruptor sp. SB155-2 genomic segment:
- a CDS encoding UDP-2,3-diacylglucosamine diphosphatase: MFIADVHYHRGIREEFIAFLKDIDTPQLFLMGDIFDLLVGGVEATLEENRDVISLLNTVSQEIECIYLEGNHDFHLQSIFPSIKVIPLEHQPIYIQSPNGCIALSHGDNFIGGTYALYAKLVRNPVVIKILNAINVAHWLSSKIQTNNRRKKLCKKIENFNTIACKRALLYKNCETIIEGHYHQNIEITCYGKRYINLPSFACSQEFLCYKNDEFVTLRM; this comes from the coding sequence GTGTTCATAGCGGATGTCCACTACCATCGTGGGATTCGTGAAGAGTTTATCGCTTTTTTAAAAGATATCGATACCCCTCAACTCTTTTTGATGGGGGATATCTTCGATCTTTTGGTAGGTGGAGTGGAAGCGACATTGGAGGAAAACCGAGATGTCATCTCTTTGTTGAATACTGTTTCCCAAGAAATTGAATGCATCTATCTGGAAGGAAATCACGATTTTCACTTGCAATCTATTTTTCCTTCTATAAAAGTCATCCCCTTAGAGCATCAACCTATCTATATACAAAGCCCAAATGGTTGCATCGCCCTGTCTCATGGGGATAATTTCATTGGTGGAACGTATGCATTGTATGCAAAATTAGTTCGCAATCCGGTGGTGATCAAAATCTTAAACGCTATCAATGTTGCTCATTGGCTATCCAGCAAGATTCAAACGAATAACAGAAGAAAAAAGTTGTGCAAAAAAATAGAAAATTTTAATACCATCGCCTGTAAAAGAGCGCTTCTTTATAAAAATTGTGAAACTATCATTGAAGGGCATTACCATCAAAATATAGAGATAACATGCTACGGCAAACGATATATCAACCTACCATCATTTGCCTGTTCCCAAGAGTTTCTCTGTTACAAAAACGATGAATTTGTCACTTTGAGAATGTGA
- a CDS encoding DegT/DnrJ/EryC1/StrS family aminotransferase translates to MKIDFIDLKTQYRKYQNEIDQAVANVMASAQFIGGPEVSALEKELAQYTGSAHAIGCSSGTDALLLALMAIDVKPGDEVITTPFTFIATAEVIAFLGAIPVFVDIDEKTYNIDPTKIEEKITPKTKAIIPVSLYGQPADMDEINEIACKFNLTVIEDGAQSFGAEYKGKKSCNLSHIGCTSFFPSKPLGCYGDGGAVFTNDETIAKKIAILKNHGQTKRYEHEVIGLNARLDAIQAAILRIKLKHFPQEVEDRIAIANRYTETLQEFVITPFVKADRISVYAQYSIQVQNRDKVCQKLNEKEIPTAIHYPKPLHLQKTFSNLGYKLGDFPLAEKVSQQIMSLPMSPFLQKEQQDFIIDSLIEIIKEVR, encoded by the coding sequence ATGAAAATCGATTTTATCGACCTTAAAACCCAATATAGAAAATATCAAAACGAAATCGATCAGGCTGTAGCGAATGTCATGGCATCAGCCCAGTTTATTGGTGGGCCGGAAGTGAGTGCACTAGAAAAAGAGTTGGCCCAATATACCGGTTCAGCCCATGCCATAGGATGTAGCAGTGGAACGGATGCTTTGCTCCTGGCACTCATGGCGATCGATGTGAAACCGGGCGATGAAGTGATAACGACACCCTTCACCTTCATTGCAACCGCGGAAGTTATCGCATTTTTGGGTGCAATTCCTGTTTTTGTGGATATCGATGAAAAGACATACAATATCGATCCCACAAAGATCGAAGAAAAAATCACTCCAAAAACAAAAGCGATCATCCCTGTCAGTCTTTATGGGCAACCAGCAGACATGGATGAGATCAACGAAATTGCCTGCAAATTCAATCTTACGGTTATCGAAGATGGTGCACAAAGTTTTGGCGCCGAATATAAAGGAAAAAAGAGCTGCAATCTCTCACATATTGGATGTACCAGCTTCTTCCCTTCCAAGCCTTTGGGATGCTATGGTGACGGGGGAGCCGTTTTTACCAATGATGAAACAATTGCCAAGAAAATAGCTATCTTAAAGAATCACGGCCAGACAAAACGATACGAACATGAGGTTATTGGTCTTAATGCCAGACTCGATGCAATCCAAGCAGCGATCCTTCGCATCAAACTGAAACATTTCCCTCAAGAAGTTGAGGATCGGATCGCTATTGCAAATAGATATACCGAAACTTTGCAAGAATTTGTTATCACACCTTTTGTCAAAGCAGATAGAATAAGTGTCTATGCCCAGTATTCCATCCAGGTACAAAACAGAGATAAGGTTTGTCAAAAACTCAATGAAAAAGAAATCCCTACAGCCATCCACTATCCAAAACCGCTGCATCTACAAAAAACTTTTTCTAATCTCGGCTACAAACTCGGAGATTTTCCATTGGCAGAAAAGGTGAGCCAACAGATCATGAGCTTACCTATGAGCCCATTTTTGCAAAAAGAGCAGCAGGACTTTATCATTGATTCGCTAATCGAAATAATAAAGGAAGTTCGATGA
- the serB gene encoding phosphoserine phosphatase SerB produces the protein MKLCVFDFDSTLMDGETIDFLAGALGLKEKVAEITEMAMRGELDFFESLITRVRLLEGLEEKKVNEICHNLPYMLGAKETIAELKKRGYRVVVFSGGFRNATSYAKEVLGLDGDFSNILHAKNGFLTGLVGGEMMFDFSKGDMLQRLQTILNITPDNTVVVGDGANDRSMFSHAKTKIAFCAKEVLKKEANVIIDQKDLRLVLEHVE, from the coding sequence ATGAAGCTTTGTGTTTTTGATTTCGATTCGACGTTGATGGATGGAGAGACGATCGATTTTCTGGCTGGGGCCTTGGGTTTGAAGGAAAAAGTGGCAGAAATTACAGAGATGGCTATGCGGGGAGAACTCGATTTCTTTGAAAGTCTTATTACACGGGTACGATTGCTCGAAGGTCTGGAAGAGAAAAAAGTGAATGAGATTTGTCATAATCTCCCCTATATGCTTGGGGCCAAAGAGACGATTGCCGAGCTGAAAAAAAGGGGGTACCGAGTCGTTGTTTTCAGTGGCGGTTTTCGCAATGCCACAAGCTATGCAAAAGAGGTATTGGGATTGGATGGAGATTTTAGCAATATCTTACATGCCAAAAATGGCTTTTTGACCGGACTGGTTGGTGGAGAGATGATGTTTGATTTCAGTAAAGGGGATATGCTGCAGCGCTTGCAAACAATTTTAAACATTACCCCTGACAATACGGTCGTGGTTGGTGACGGGGCCAATGACAGAAGCATGTTTTCTCATGCAAAAACGAAAATCGCCTTTTGTGCCAAAGAGGTGCTGAAAAAAGAAGCCAATGTGATTATTGACCAAAAAGATCTTCGCTTGGTCCTGGAACATGTGGAGTAG
- a CDS encoding Gfo/Idh/MocA family protein, with the protein MNIGIVGLGSMGKNHYRVLKRMDNVTITALCDIKKTENFDEPFYDDLETMLKNEPIDALIIAVPTFLHKEVALKAIEYGKDIFIEKPAASSIEDAYEILDAVKQKGVKSCVGHVERFNPAITHLKSELHNRVIYTIEITRIGPFPPRISDVGVLTDLAVHDIDLIRFITGKDILQTSIYKSRKIHNHHEDNAVLSLLLENEIVANITTNWLTPFKRRKVEVACKEVYYEADLIGQTLHAYSDFQTDNSYRTRDIHIKKDEPLYKELEAFIHYLRSGQRGDLASIEDSIQTLHITHAK; encoded by the coding sequence ATGAATATAGGAATTGTCGGGCTTGGTTCTATGGGCAAAAATCACTATAGAGTGCTTAAACGAATGGATAATGTCACCATAACCGCTCTTTGTGATATCAAAAAAACAGAAAATTTTGATGAGCCTTTTTACGATGATTTGGAGACAATGCTCAAAAACGAACCCATTGATGCACTTATCATCGCAGTCCCCACATTTTTACATAAAGAGGTGGCTCTAAAAGCAATAGAGTATGGAAAAGATATCTTCATCGAAAAACCTGCTGCTTCATCTATTGAAGATGCATATGAAATTTTAGATGCTGTAAAGCAAAAAGGTGTCAAAAGCTGCGTTGGCCATGTAGAGCGATTCAATCCAGCAATTACGCACCTCAAAAGCGAACTTCATAATCGGGTTATCTACACCATAGAGATCACTCGAATAGGTCCTTTTCCTCCCCGTATCAGTGACGTTGGTGTCCTTACCGACCTTGCCGTACACGATATCGACCTCATCCGTTTCATAACAGGTAAAGATATTTTGCAAACTTCCATCTACAAATCGAGAAAGATTCACAATCACCACGAAGACAATGCGGTACTGAGTCTGTTACTCGAAAACGAGATCGTTGCGAACATTACAACAAACTGGTTAACACCTTTCAAACGAAGAAAAGTGGAAGTGGCCTGCAAAGAGGTCTACTATGAAGCAGATCTCATAGGCCAAACACTCCATGCCTACAGCGATTTTCAAACAGACAACTCCTATAGAACAAGAGACATCCATATCAAAAAGGATGAACCACTCTATAAAGAACTGGAAGCTTTCATCCACTATCTGCGATCAGGCCAAAGAGGCGATCTTGCTTCTATAGAGGATAGTATTCAAACACTTCATATCACACATGCAAAATGA
- the argC gene encoding N-acetyl-gamma-glutamyl-phosphate reductase — protein MIRCAIVGATGYTGLELIKILLNHPHFELTYLASSEGGERIEELYPALQGVYEKELEKTDIKKIADNCSLAFLALPHKTAMEVAKPLLEAGVKVVDLSADYRLQLENYEAYYTKHTDTEHLRSAVYGLPEIFRDKIEHAQLIANPGCYPTATLLSLIPFLPFIDANAPIFIDAKSGVSGAGKKCSTKTHYVSINENIFAYNPIKHRHSVEIKEKLEIFGKEVYHINFVPHLLPITRGMLVSSYVTLKESIDPIEVLQDFYADESFVRIKEMPVDVKSVAGTHFCDIYAQCHENALFVSSAIDNLLRGASSQAVANANIMMGLPESTGLPTIAYVP, from the coding sequence ATGATTCGATGTGCGATTGTTGGAGCAACCGGCTATACGGGACTGGAGCTCATCAAAATTTTGTTGAATCATCCCCATTTTGAATTGACGTATCTTGCAAGCAGTGAAGGGGGAGAGCGAATAGAAGAGCTCTACCCGGCACTGCAAGGGGTATATGAAAAAGAGCTTGAAAAGACGGATATCAAAAAAATAGCCGATAACTGCAGCCTTGCTTTTTTGGCACTTCCGCATAAAACGGCGATGGAGGTTGCAAAACCGTTATTGGAAGCGGGCGTGAAAGTAGTGGACCTTTCAGCCGATTACAGATTGCAGTTGGAGAATTATGAGGCATACTATACAAAACATACCGATACAGAGCATCTGCGAAGTGCTGTATATGGTCTTCCCGAGATTTTTCGAGACAAAATTGAGCATGCGCAGCTCATAGCAAATCCCGGATGTTATCCAACAGCCACCCTTTTATCTCTTATTCCTTTTTTGCCTTTTATCGATGCAAACGCACCAATTTTTATCGATGCAAAGAGTGGTGTGAGTGGCGCCGGGAAAAAATGCTCTACCAAAACCCATTATGTTTCTATCAATGAAAATATTTTTGCCTACAACCCTATCAAACACCGACACTCTGTGGAGATAAAAGAGAAACTGGAAATTTTTGGCAAAGAGGTCTATCACATCAATTTCGTTCCCCATCTATTGCCAATTACAAGAGGAATGCTTGTGAGCAGCTACGTAACTTTGAAAGAGTCGATCGATCCGATCGAAGTTTTACAAGATTTTTATGCGGATGAATCATTTGTTCGAATCAAGGAGATGCCAGTGGATGTCAAAAGTGTCGCAGGAACCCATTTTTGTGATATCTACGCCCAGTGTCATGAAAATGCCCTTTTTGTGAGCAGCGCAATAGATAATCTTTTGCGGGGTGCCTCTTCACAAGCAGTAGCCAACGCGAATATCATGATGGGACTTCCTGAATCTACAGGACTGCCGACAATTGCCTATGTTCCTTAA
- the lpxB gene encoding lipid-A-disaccharide synthase translates to MKLLVSVLERSANVHLASLLTHLEGVEIQGVFDKQLGSPIMDLQSLAVMGFVDAVKKISLFMKLQNELVKMAEEADKVLLMDSSGFNIPLAKKIKKAYPDKPIIYYILPQVWAWRPKRAKILEENIDHLCAIWPFESTFYSPSAPIHYVGHPLLDQIKEFKKEPIQSDTIAFLPGSRRSEIKRLMPVFQEVRKKLNDKKALLVVPRHFSQENLRTIYGDVSSFAIVHNTHQALMQAEFAFICSGTATLESTLTGTPFILSYIANTIDYAIAKRFVNLQYAGIANILAESIHIDPIHPEFLQNEVTPQNLLKAYNEYNTKNFYEKSTQIRSLLGHGSAKNVAGIIQKV, encoded by the coding sequence ATGAAACTACTTGTCAGCGTTTTGGAACGTTCTGCGAATGTCCATTTGGCTTCGCTTCTAACTCATCTTGAAGGTGTCGAAATCCAAGGAGTTTTCGACAAACAGCTTGGCTCCCCCATCATGGACCTGCAATCCCTGGCTGTCATGGGGTTTGTGGATGCTGTTAAAAAGATTTCTCTTTTTATGAAGTTGCAAAACGAACTTGTCAAGATGGCAGAAGAGGCAGACAAAGTTTTACTTATGGATTCATCCGGTTTCAATATTCCCTTAGCCAAAAAGATCAAAAAGGCATACCCAGATAAACCCATCATCTACTACATTCTTCCACAAGTTTGGGCATGGAGACCCAAAAGAGCAAAAATTTTAGAAGAAAATATCGACCATCTTTGCGCCATTTGGCCCTTTGAATCAACATTTTATTCACCCAGTGCGCCTATCCACTATGTAGGGCATCCCCTCCTTGATCAAATAAAAGAGTTTAAAAAAGAGCCTATTCAAAGCGATACCATTGCATTTTTACCTGGTAGCAGACGCAGTGAAATCAAACGATTGATGCCCGTTTTTCAGGAAGTGCGCAAAAAATTAAACGATAAAAAAGCTCTTCTTGTCGTACCCAGACATTTTTCTCAAGAAAACCTTCGAACTATCTATGGCGATGTCAGCAGTTTCGCCATCGTCCATAACACCCATCAAGCTTTGATGCAAGCAGAGTTTGCCTTTATATGCAGTGGTACGGCAACACTGGAAAGTACGCTCACAGGAACACCTTTTATACTTTCCTATATCGCCAATACCATAGACTATGCAATAGCAAAACGTTTTGTCAATCTTCAATATGCAGGTATTGCCAATATACTCGCTGAATCTATACATATAGATCCGATACACCCAGAATTTTTACAAAATGAAGTGACTCCTCAAAACCTTCTCAAAGCCTACAATGAGTATAATACGAAAAATTTTTATGAAAAATCCACACAAATCCGCTCACTTTTAGGTCATGGCAGCGCCAAAAACGTAGCGGGGATTATCCAAAAGGTTTAA
- the greA gene encoding transcription elongation factor GreA, translating to MEQKEPMTQYGYEKIQKEFEALKEERPKVVEEIERAKEHGDLRENAEYHAAKERLAFIDARLTELSDLLARAQVIDPSKLPHDKVGFGSTVKLLDIEEEEEIEYTIVGSTESNPEHGLISYNTPLARQLIGKEEGDEITVKLPKGEIDFEVLEVYYKPIKFEE from the coding sequence ATGGAACAAAAAGAGCCGATGACGCAGTATGGATACGAAAAGATTCAAAAAGAGTTTGAAGCACTGAAAGAGGAGCGTCCAAAAGTCGTCGAAGAGATAGAGAGGGCGAAAGAGCATGGAGACTTGCGAGAGAATGCCGAATATCATGCAGCAAAAGAGCGACTCGCTTTTATCGATGCACGGTTGACGGAGCTTTCCGATCTTTTGGCAAGAGCTCAGGTGATCGATCCAAGTAAACTGCCCCATGACAAAGTTGGATTTGGATCTACTGTGAAGCTTCTTGACATCGAGGAAGAGGAAGAGATCGAATATACGATCGTTGGCTCTACCGAGAGTAATCCCGAACATGGGCTCATCTCTTACAATACTCCATTGGCAAGACAGCTTATCGGCAAAGAAGAGGGAGATGAAATCACGGTAAAACTTCCAAAAGGGGAGATCGATTTTGAAGTGTTGGAAGTCTATTACAAACCGATAAAGTTTGAAGAATGA
- a CDS encoding methylenetetrahydrofolate reductase: protein MFEALVEKLRSGRYVSLETTPGHLPTVENIIQKIEQHRLHEKVDAFTTTDNPLAKLKYNAILAAIRLQTKFKKPVIATMSMRDRNKIALQSDLLGANDFDIRAILALTGDPAKISDQPNTKGCFEGDSTLLLDIIKCFNAGIDYAGKEFSIKPKKIYPFAVSNSYAKNPKTLQRKFFKKIEHGAVAIITQPVYDRNNIMLLVELFEEIRSQFQNDKAKSQLILGFFPITKLKTAQFLASHVPGINVPRFWIDELYKAHKDGERKEYEVGMALSRDLFETIMNIHPKVHIMTANRFEVANEILS, encoded by the coding sequence ATGTTCGAAGCGCTCGTTGAAAAGCTGCGAAGTGGCCGTTACGTCTCTCTTGAGACAACGCCTGGTCATCTGCCAACGGTTGAAAATATCATCCAAAAGATTGAGCAACATCGATTGCACGAAAAAGTAGATGCTTTCACTACAACGGACAATCCGCTTGCAAAACTCAAATACAATGCCATCTTAGCAGCAATACGGCTCCAAACAAAATTCAAAAAACCAGTTATAGCCACTATGAGTATGCGCGATCGAAACAAGATCGCTTTGCAATCCGATCTCTTGGGAGCAAACGACTTTGATATACGAGCCATTCTGGCACTCACGGGAGATCCGGCAAAAATCAGTGACCAACCAAATACGAAGGGCTGTTTTGAAGGAGACAGTACGCTGCTGCTGGATATCATCAAATGTTTCAATGCCGGAATCGATTATGCCGGTAAAGAGTTTTCCATAAAACCAAAAAAGATCTACCCGTTTGCGGTATCCAACTCTTACGCCAAAAATCCGAAAACACTGCAAAGAAAATTTTTTAAAAAAATTGAGCATGGTGCTGTCGCTATCATAACGCAACCTGTTTATGACAGAAACAACATTATGCTGCTTGTAGAACTTTTCGAAGAGATACGCTCCCAATTTCAAAACGATAAAGCCAAATCGCAACTTATCCTTGGTTTTTTTCCTATTACGAAACTCAAAACCGCCCAATTCCTCGCCTCCCATGTTCCAGGAATCAATGTCCCAAGATTTTGGATTGATGAACTCTACAAAGCCCACAAAGATGGAGAGAGAAAAGAGTATGAAGTGGGTATGGCATTGAGCCGAGATCTTTTTGAAACAATCATGAATATACATCCAAAGGTTCATATCATGACGGCCAACAGGTTTGAGGTAGCAAATGAGATACTTTCTTAG